In Vicia villosa cultivar HV-30 ecotype Madison, WI linkage group LG7, Vvil1.0, whole genome shotgun sequence, the DNA window ATTTCTTTCGAGATTGCTTCTTCCATCCATGGATCTTGGTCGGTTAATATAGTCCTCGGTGACTTCTTCATCAAACTTATAAAAGTCtataaaaatgatcaaataaacaaattaaataaaagggattaaataatcaaattaataatCTTCAATAAATAATTACCTTCATTAACCAACGAAATGCAGACATTGTTTCATTCCGTAAAAGTGAGCATCCAAAAAGTATAGTCTTTCCATGGTTATTCATACCCACAAAAATTCCAAACGGCATTTCATAAGAATTTACCTTGTATGTAGTATCAAATACAACAACATCACCATATTTTTTGTACCAATCAAAGCAAGAAGTAGAGGACCAAAAAATATGTTATAGCCTTTTTTCTTCATCAAGTGTATAAGAATATTGAAACTTTGAGCAACTCTTTTTTGCATTCTCACAATAATTTAGAAGATCCACGGCATCACTTCCTTCAACTTTTTTATTGGCTTTCAAAAAAAGATTGCGAATGTCCTTTTCAATAAATGGAAGATATCCATGCTTCACATTTTTCTCCAACTCTAAGATACGCATTATTTGTGTAACAGAAAGCCCGCCTTCTTTTAATAAGAAAATGCGATCGTAATCATTTTCAGAGATAGTTCGATAAGAAGGTAAAAAACGCACCTCTGATTGAGTTAGTAAACCATGATTGTGTTCAACAACAAATGTTGTAACTCGCCACTCACTTGGAAATATATCTCGAGACTTTTGTAGTTTAATTCGTAAATGAGCTTTACATTCACACTTTGCTGATTCTCTTTTTCTCTGTTCTTTTGATGGTTCAATGTTTTTCGAGGAAACTCTACCTTCACGATGACAAAAAAAATCACACCGACTAATAATTCCATCCTTTTGTTTTATGAACCGACCTTTTCGAATTGAGAACCCGTAATGATATGCATATCTCTTGTAAAAAGCAAATGCTTCTTCTTCAGTAAGAAATATTTGACCAATAAAAGGAACCATATTTGTCTcatcacaaacttcatcttcatcaacttcttctaaaaaattatttataacaatattCGGACTTGAAAATATAGAATTTTGACTCTCAAAAGTTCCAATTTTTTCAACTTCTAACATGTCTTTCTCCATGATATTATGATCAAAATGATCAACAACTATTTATGAATAACCATTTTCTAAAGAAATATCATCAGTTGGACTctcatttaaattaaaatttcttCTATTAACAATATCCATTGTTTTTTatctacaaataaaaataatactataaaaataaattataaaatcctATTGTTAACGTTGAAGAGTAACACAAAAAAAcataattctaaaaataaaattatattctaGTCAAAGAAATACATATAGCaagaaattatataataaaataaaaattaaaatattatagattaaaatcATGTACCTGTAGTTTTGAAATGATACTTCAACAATTAGAAGCAATGCTATGAATAGTAGAATGGCGGAACGAAAATAATACTAATTTAAagttttttactttaattttttaaatacaattaaatataaaaatataattttttaaagataaataaatGAGATGTCGTTGGTTCGAACACTTACGTCTCTgcacttataaaaaaaaaaacttaatgagaTTTATGGTATGTTTAGATTAACTTTTGCCTCATTAAAATTGCATTTAATCATACTTTCACTATGAAAATGCAGAAGATACTAACTGAAGCTTCTACAaaagtgtgtttttttttatatccACCGTGAATTCAAACGTACGCTTAACtcaattttttcttctttaattaaattttgaaatatgattAAAGTCACATCAATTATTTTTTAGGTCACATTCAAAAGTCATTATACTTGAACTCTTTAACTcataataaatatcaaataaatatgagAGGGTGAGATTATTCTGTCTAAAGTAAAGAGGATAATATTATTTGTATATACTATTACATAACTAACGTGTTTGTATCTCATTtgaatctttttatttttcttatatcaAACTTATCTTAATAGCAAAATAACATACACATAAACTATACATCATTGATTGACACATCTTCTAACATGATATATACATAAGTCTTATTCAAATCAATATGTACATGATTCCATCATGTCCTTTGAAGCATCATGTAACCCCACACTTTTTGCTACATTCCAATTCCATTGACGTTTACTTACCCCTACAACACGGATGACTTGTTTCTTACTTTTTCTTCATCACTCTCACTCGTGTGGACCTTTCCTATTGCAAACATCATTGGGTTCATCAATCACAACTCACacatttatgtttcatttgtatAGTAAATATTAAGTGGAACCTATAAAGTTAAAATAGAGACTTCTGCCAACTTGTGATAGTTGCATGTAGACTAATATTTGTTTCATGTGATCGAGAAATCCTAACTCATGGTATCATATAACCGTTGAAATAAGATCAGACGATTTAAATTTTACGATAATATTATATAAATCATCTGATCTAAATTCAACGATTTTCAATGTCTGAGTGTATGTTATCTCGACTACAAGAATCCATTTTTTTTCTCCTTCTCATGCATTATTTAGCCGATTTGCTACAATCGGCCTCACCAAATCCAACTCGACGATTGACGAGATCAAATTCTACCCATAGattttgttgatgaatgttgCCAATAATGTTACTACCCGCACCCAATCTTTCTGACCTTCCAATTGCAAAACAATGGACCCCACCTTCCACCTCAGCAAGAACCCTTTCTTTTGGAATTACTATTTGCACCCCTTTCTCAAACTCAAACGCCATGTCTCCCACCAACCGTCCGATCTCAATCGCATCTCCATCAAAACAAATGTCAGCCACATTACCGTACACGTAGCCCTTCTTAATTCTGGGTCCCACTTTTTTAACCAACTCTTCACGTATGGTATTATAAGCCTCGTCCACAAAATAAGTGAATTCGGATCCGGAGTCAATCATGGTTTGACCCGACCCGCCAGCATCCGGTTTGAAAACCGAAGGTGGAATGTTCAATTTCTTCCCACCAATGCTGATTCCTAGCAAAGGGAGTGTGTAGGCCAAGGGGTCCAAATTTGGCATGCGTTGACTTTGGCTAAAAGTCAACAAGTTAACGTAACGGAACCGCGACGAATCCGGGTTATTTCCGAGGTAAAACGAACCGGGTGCGGGTTGGGTTTGTTTTAAAGGGGTACAATaggaaaatttatttattttagcttGAGAAGAGAACGAAAGACGACCAAGATTCATTCCCAAAATACCCTTAGCATCGTTAGATTGAGTAGCGCAACCGAGGATAATAGGAGGGGTAGTTTGGGAAGGAGAGAAATTGATTTTTTCTCTGACGAGATTACCCTCGGCTAAAGTTCCGTCAGCGTAGAAATAAGAGTAATGGCATAAACGATTAGCGTCACAATCTGTGGGAAGGGTAAAATCGGGAACACGGGGTTTACAAAGTGGGTGGTTACATGGGAGAACATAGAAAGAAGAGGAAAGAGAAGGATTAAACGATGATGTTGTCGGAGGTTGTTTTTTCTGTGGTGTTTTTTTGTCGTGACATTGAATCCATGAAAGTTGGCTTCCTGTGTCGAGAACCATTTGTTGAAGCTGTGGTGGTGTTCCAATGGGGAGAGTCACGACAAGAGCCATAGaatatttgaaagatgatttcaCAGCTAAAGAAGATGATGAGAGGGTGGAGAATTTTGTGTTTGTGGAAAGTGGAATAGATGTTAAAGGGAAAGAGATGGAGAAAGAATCGTTTGCATGGTGGTTATTGGGTTTTGATGAGGAACatgtgaagaaaaagaaggatGAGAGAAGAACCATGCAGAGTGTAATAGAGGAAAACAGAGCCATAGGATGAAACATAGGAAAAAACAACAGAGGATAGAAAagagtgttttgttttgttttgttgggaAGAGAGAGATTGTGAATTTGTGAGTGAGGAAAGTGGCAAGGTGTTGTTTGAGGTAAGGGGGGTGTATTTATATAGCAAAAGTTGAATTGAAGGGTGAAGTGAAAATGACAAAGGCAAAGGATTTGAGAGACTCAAAACAAGAACGCGTTTTATTTGTTGCGTTTGCCATAATTtagtttttaacaaaaaaaaaaaaaaaaccgtgaataataatattaatggTGGTTTTCGTTTGCAAAGGTTATTTTAAACTTTAGTTAAAACAGTGTTTTTTTTATCAGCTGTGCTATGCTTACACTGATTTTTACACTGATTTGCTACACCGTATAAAAATACACCACATGTATAATAGTTTTGTGCTGCACATATATCGAAGTAagctaaaaaattattaaaaaataataaatatgtatatatacTATAGAAAATATGGTGTATGTGTATCTATTAGTGTAACAatagcttttctctttttttatagTATATGTTAAAACAGTGGTTCTTTTATAGTATATGTTAAAACAGTGTTTCTTTTATAATATACTTtacatatgatgatgatgatgatgatgatgatgatgatgatgatgatgatgatgatgatgatgatgatgatattggaaTGGTAATAGGTCATAAAAGTTAGTGTTAACCATTCAATTTATCTTTATATAGCCAtccttttttgaattttgaatgtcCAAGGTGGGGTTGAATTAATTGACAATTGACAAAGCATATATATTAAGAATTCTGTTCTATTATtgtgttttattaatttattatttattagtcTTAGCCTATGGCTATATTTCTTTTTTGATATAACATTTGCCTATGTCTATGCTGCATAGGTCTTTATTGTGTTTGATAATTTGATTAGTGAGAGTGTTTGGAGGGAACCGGTAATTAATACAATATTATCCCATAATATTAGCTATTATAACCTTcaatcttgatgtttttgttttaaagaaAAACACACGTGACCATATGCTAAAAGCTCAATATAGGGTCCAATCATGCATAGTCCAATTAAGGTGATGCAATCTATATAGTTAACATACTTATGATTTAATGTACATTTTTCTTATATCTACTTTTTACTATATTCATCTTAGACTTTATAACTGATTTGGACGTTTGAGTGTTAACTTTACAAGCATGGGTGAGAATAGACCCGACCAACTAATAGGGACCTATGACCTAAGCTACACAGGCCTAGGCTAAGCCAGACTTTTttcaaatagaaaaggcctaggctttttttaAAGCCTATTTaactaaaaaggctaggccataGACCATACAAAAAGCCTTTAAGCCTATTAGGCCAacctatttaaatatatatatgaatagtttaattattaatataatattgtatttatattttgaattaaaaaaaaatcaagctTAGTTATTTTGAAGAACTGATGAATATTAACTGCAAAAACCTTATGAAcaatgttataagttgttttcataagttctctcaaacaaatagtattacaaaatttatgttaataggtaaacttgaataagtcaacacaaaaaaatatttagtcttgttgatcttttaatttgttagtctatttaaacattagtaAAATTTCTTATTAACAAATGctcaaataaaataggcttttatgcaGGCTCTTAGGCCAAACAAGCATTCGAAAAGGCCAGacttaggcctaaaaataagccttTGATAGGCCACACGCTAGATTAGGGCTTTGAAATTTTTGATAGGAcaggctcaggcttggcaaagcctaactcggcccagcctattcccacccctactatCAAGTCTGCCATGTGCCACCGTATTGTAGATTAGCATCATCGATTCTAGAGTCATGTATCATCGATCCAATACAAATTATTGTTCCAATACAGAATAGTGTCGTAGTTTGCGGGAATTAACTTTTAATTTCTGCGAAATTCCACAAGCAAATCATCTTTGATCAAAAGCCAAATCTCTGCCAGAACCATCAAAAGATGGAGATGGTGACCTCCTACATCACACCGAAGAATAAAAGAATTCTCTGATCTTGTATCACCTTAACTCTCTATCTTTGATGATATCTGCATGAAAGCAATGTCTAATTGAGATATATCACTGGAGAACCTCATTCAAGAAATGACCAACACCAGATCACAAAATAAGGATCGATCGATGCTAGGATTTCTAAATTGCTATAAGGTTAATGGAGTCCCAAACACAGAGTTACTGTTAACTATAACAATCACCGTCATAGATCAGACCGTTGCAGGATTTCTCGTAAACGACAGAAGTTTGTGTAATGTCTTCTATGACGACACACTCGAGTAACTAGGACTCTGTCAGTCAGATGTGAGTCCATGCATTGATAGAGATCTCTTGGTCTTCAATGATCCAGCGAATCGCCCTTGTGGAATAGAAGATCTACCATTATCGCTTGGAGAAGGAGAAAGCGAAAGAAATACAACGGTTCATAAAGAGTCAATTTGTTCGACCTTTACATGCATGAGGAAGAAGTTAGATTAATTTTGAACAATGATTTCAAAGTTATTCTGCTTGATGATGATCCAACCAGATCCGTGAAGATAGGATACAGACTCTATTTCAAGGTAAAGAACACATTGTATAAATGTTTCTGGGCTATTGGAAATCTCTTTGATATTTCTATTTATGAAATTCCAAGCATCGATCCCATTGTAGCATGCAATCAATTGAATGTTAATACATCCCACTGCCTCGTACGTGTCACAACAAAGAAGAAGGATACCCTTGGAGAAAGCTGAAGCTAGACCCAACATGATCTAGGGATTATTAGATGCCACCTTCATTTTTGAAGTGAAATATACAAAGGAATCTCTAATATTGTACTAGGTTAAAAAGCCCCTTAGAAGTGGAAATCTTGTGTCGATTATATTGGCCTCTATCGGGCATGCCTGAAAGACCCTAATTTATGGCTTAATACAAACAAATGGGTAAATGATTTAACTAGATGCATGTCATCACCGTTCATGATCAAGTAAACCAACCATTGATACATTGGTTGCATGATTGCACCCCTTATACAAGGGAACACGGACGCAGCGTATTAACGAATGATACATAAGGTCGGTAGAAAGGGTACAAGTATAACGCTAGTAGCATACCAAGACTCATAtcatttcaaagataaaacagaTCATTGATTAACTGAACTTGGACTACTTGTAGTCGACTGTTCGAGGAACACACATCAATTATTGGGTTACAAAGTTAATTGGGGGTGAATACGTTTAATCTCATATGTAAGGTAAGCCTCATTTACAGAAACAATCTCATCCAATAGGGACATGAGTAGAAATCACAAGATGGATCAAAGCTTAGAAAGTGAGCCGATAATGACCTAGATAACGAAGCAGAAAGACCGTGaagaaatttaaataaatgaCATCACACACAAAAAATGTGTCAAATGAAAAAGGTAAATACATAAATTTCATTGTTCGTACAGGTAGCAAGAAAATATATGGGTGAAACACCCTGTTGACATTACAATAAAAAAAAGGCGGGGTCAAGCCTCTCCACCTTGAGATGCTGCACTGAGGTCCTTCATCAAGGACCCATCCCAAACTTCCTTGAATGGGTCAAGTTGTAAGTGAGTAATAGAGATACATGGATGAAGTGTTTCCACCTGGATGACCTTTTTGTCAAAGGATCCATATACCTTCTTATGAATTTGCTTGAAGGACTCATATTCCTTCTTCCTTATCCCAACCACCAAATCATCATAGGCCTTGTGGTTCTTAGATTGAGATTCATTCTCTTGTTGAATGGCTCTCAAAGCCTTATCACCACAAGAATTTATCTCCAACGTAGCGGCAGTTGTACCCATTCGAGACTTCTTCTTCGTATCTAGGGAGGAATCGAGCTCAACGATCTTGGAAGCTAAAGAAGAAAATGGACCATGAATTTATGCCTCCTCCTAAAGAGACTCAATACGACTAGATTTCTCCTGAAAGGTTGACATTTCTTGATGAAGCTTAGACCATTTCTATTACATAGCTTCATAATTCCCCTTTCAGGTATCCCTCTCTTTGAAAGGATTACCCATGGCCAAAACGCCCCTTAAACCAACAAGAATTAGGGAGAGTAGAGAAGCAATCTGGTAAGTGTAAAAAGTGGATTTTGAGAAAATCtgcatcttctcttcttcaaGGAGATTCTGAAAGGAGGCCAGATCCTCTTCATACATTGCAGAAATAAATTCTTGAGGAGTGCGGGGATCTGGGTAGGAAAATAGTTGGTAGCTTCAGAAGAGAAATGCATAACCCATAAGCGGCATCCTTAGACAGTTGAGCCTGTTTAGTTAAATCTTCCTCCAAGGGAGGACTTTGATCGTGTCCCTGTCCCTTTTTGTTTTGGCCATAGGAAACAAAGACCAGTCTTCATCAATCGCAAACGCATCCCTTAGAAGAAGGGTTCAGGGCCATGAGGGACCAAGGAAACCCCAACGGAGACAAGTATACTATAACAGACAGGACGAGAAGTGATGACTTGGGTCAAAGGAGCGACATTGACAACCTAAGCCTTCCGCTCTTTACAAATAGCGTAAATCTTCTGCAGAGCATccattttatctaaaaatatcaAACACGTATGTAAAAAAGGGAATTACTCCACCCTTGCCAAAAAAAGGGAATTACTCCTCTCCAAACTACTTATCGTACCCCTGAATTATGCATGTTAGAACTAGGTTAATAGACCTTAAATCGtaggaaattaattattaaaacatatttttgggTGAAATATTGGGACTGGTTTGATGCAGGTCGCACAAGGTTTTCTGCAGAAATCCCAGACCCCGCTTAGCGTGGTGATGCCCGcttaaagcgcttttggaaataaGACAAGACTCATTATAGTAGGTATCGCGCTTAGCGCAACAGGGAGTCTGCTTAGCGCGGTAGTCTTTGacgaaaattaatatttttgaaaaatgatttcagAACATGGAagcttttattttattctaatttttgagaattttctgGAATTTACTGTGCACATTTGGGTATGTTTAGAGGGAAAATTGTTAGGAACTTAATTTTGTGAATCTATGTATTTATATACTTGATTGTGATGAATGTGGTTGTGTTGATTGATAACATAATAATTGATGATTATGTATTGAGTTGACCAGGATGCTTATGAAGTTTGTGTGTTTGAATAATGATATGATTTTGATGAATAAATAAATGAGGATGCCATTTTGACTAGCCGTGGTCATCGATTTTGTGACGTTGAGCATCACGCATTCATAGCATATTTGTGACGTTGAGCATCacgcctccacgtgggtaacatgcaggtattcagGAGTAGTCCGCCGAAGTTAGAGGATAGCTTCGTGGAGTCCTTTTTTTATCTTTTGTTTAGATTAAATGGGGGTATATCTCTAATACGTAACATCAAGGTCGGGATCGTTGTGTTCGGAACTATTATGTTcacttttgtttatttgaatttgatgaatCACCTTTCATGGGATTATGATGTTTTGAGTTATGACTCATGAGCTATGAAGTTCGATTGATATTTTATGAAGTTTATTAAAGATGTTTTAAAttatgaattccgctgcgagataTCATGGTTTATTTTATGATGTTAATGAAGTatagttttaaataaattttgagaacCCGTATTACGGAGCAGGACATTTAATTGTGAAGCTTATATGAtgatgtgacacccttgttgatggttttaaattaatttaatttgtattatattgcgaatattccttgtgggttagaagggtgttacacttagCACTTTCCCCTGTTTTAAACTTAGTTTGGTATTGATAAAGCTCAAACATTTTTAAATCAAACCatgctttgtattgttaaagcttaacacgttacccttgccttgtattgttaaagcttggttccttttaacaaaaaaacttgttttgtattgttaaagtttaacattttaaaaaccatGTTGTGTATTGTTAAACCTCAACAGCCAAAAAGATTTTTGTCACTTtgcctcttttttttttcttttaagggGAATTAAAAATGCTCTGACTTCGCTATTGCACAAAAAGGGTATGTAGGcataagatgcgatgtcttgccgagcataataaaattattttctcaCCATCCCACTCTTTTTCACAAAcagcaacaataacaataaaaaaataatctatattttcaaagaggtttctgtaaagtactatagatgtgaggggtgttaataccttccccttgcataaccaaccccatAAACCTAagatctctatttatttattagttttgatttaaaaacttctttgggttttacttcgttcttttcccattttctttggaaataataaagcacagtggtgactttcactaaaatacgagTTGAATCAACCCAATGGCCTCAATCTCAATTTCTCACCGCTACAGCAGGTCTACCCTACACCACCGTACCAAAGATTAGCATCACCAATTCCATAGTCTCCCATCATCGATCAATACCAATTTCGGATCCAATAGGGGACACTATATATAAGAGACAACTCATGTATTTAACGTATTAATTTTTTTGGTTGAGATATGACATCTCTCAATCTCTTAGTCGTAGAGCATTGTTCATATTCTTCCTACTATTTTGGATTCCCTAACAAGTGGAATCAAATCTTTTTGCTTGATCTAGGGATATAGTTCGTGGAAAATTTAAGTTATAAATGAGATGATATAATCAGAATTACACAAGATGTTGGCTAGTACTCAAATGTTGATTGACATTAATGCAATGTATGTTGTGAGGTTATGTTGATTGTTGAAGAGTTTCCTATTAACATAAAAGTCGCATAATAAGTTTTTCGAAAAAATTTTGACATGTGAAAATTTTTAGAGTGTCTTACCTTCAATTGTAGATTACTCTTCTCGTAAAGTATGATAGTTTTTTTaaactatgattgtcggtgaaagTAATAAAGTTTTTTAAGATGGTTTAGGTTCCAGTGAAATATACTCTTCTTCTAGTGGATCACAATATTTCTTTTGAGTTATGATTGTCGATGAAaacagtgtaaatttttttagagGAATATAATTTCAAATGACTATATTATTTATAGGGTAGTATGATAATTATTTTGAACTATTAGTAATGAAAATTGATGCAAcattttttattaagatgaaaatatcaaatattgGTTAACATGTACATGTAAGAAGTCATTgcctaatattataaaataactaGAAGGCAGATATTATATATGGACTTTAATTCACTATTTTAAAATGCATCTGAAAAAtactttaaatttatatttaatatttttatttcaattatactTTTTGTGTTAGAGTATTCTCTGGGATGTGACGTAATGTTTCTTTTAAAGAGTATGGGTATATTAGCATACATGGGATGGTTAAAAGTGTTTTATATTAGAGATGTTCAAATTTaaactaattcaaattaaaatagaTCTATAAAAAGTAAAAATCACACAAAATATTGTTCGATGTGATTGGATGTCATATAAATACCAGTTATTTTGAatggaattttcaaaatcaaaccgAAACAAATTTGTATacatatattttcatattatcatattaatatgattaattacattaatattttattattagttactttttgattttttttatatagcaaaaatatttcaaaaaaggtCAAACAAATATTGTTTACAAATATaggtaattatttaattttattattattttataataatattaaatatgataaaagtatttaatatttgatttttttttgcattcaaatataattttgttgttgtttatattaGAGAGAGTATATTAAtcattaaatacataaaattttatattaattcaaaatttctagttttataaaatacgacaataatttaaaataaattataataagttTATTTTGAAAGTAATAATATGATCAAATATTAAatgattttaaattttgaaaatttatatatttaataagtATTTTAGCTAATAGTTAAATTGATAAAATTTAGTCACAATATATAATCCAACTCAATTGATAGTGACAAGGATATTTAATTGCAAAGATGTGGATTCAAATTCTTAAAACTTTATTTATtcacttttaaaagataaaattatgGTCATTAATGTGGATCTTTAAGTTTGCAAGAAATAAAGATCAGCATATGAAAATTTGATGATGACACCGCATGAGGATCTAGGTGTATGTAGAAGAGGACTCAAGATCAAAATGTCTATACAATCAGATACTATCCAGCAAGAGTCTCGAAGGCTCTTTGAAAAAAGGTGTGAAAACTCGACAAAGTCATGTCTGTCTGTATGTTTGAGTGAAATGAATATTATAAAGATAAGGTAGTAACTCAAAAAGTACTAAgacaactcaaaaaaaaaaacccttttcaaatatattttatcaagagaaaaccttttcaaaaataattaagttGAGCCACATGACTTAGGAGTTGTAGAAAGGGCTAAAGAAAAATATTGAGTCATCTAATCGATTGAGACATTGGTTTAATCGATTGGATCAATTCAAACTTAAGCCCAAAGTCATTTGGACAATGCCTTGATGATGTACAACATATCTATATCCAAACGTTCCTAAGGGAAGTCTCCCTCACATGAAATCACGTCATTTTCCAATGTTTtcctatttttttggaatttatctttttcttctcttaAGTTTTCTATTTCACCGTTGGTTGCCTAAGTACTATTGAGCAAAGCTCTATCTGTGAGGAGAATATTTTATAAGTGGTCGTGCTGGTCGTTTAAAGTCTTAAGGGTGCGATACCTTAAAGAGATTGAGTTTTGGTTCTTGAGATCAACCATAAATCTTTGTTATTGGTTTATTAAGCTTTTCCAGAAAAAACTTTATTTTGGTTAAAGAGATCAACCATAAATCTCTTATTGTCTCAATAGAATAAGTAGGGGTAAAAGTCGTATTTAGGCTGGGGATAAGTCTGTTCAAAATCTCAAGAGCAAATTGTACTAAGATTCGTGGACAGTGGGCATAACCTTTAAAAGTTCAA includes these proteins:
- the LOC131620877 gene encoding aspartic proteinase PCS1-like, encoding MFHPMALFSSITLCMVLLSSFFFFTCSSSKPNNHHANDSFSISFPLTSIPLSTNTKFSTLSSSSLAVKSSFKYSMALVVTLPIGTPPQLQQMVLDTGSQLSWIQCHDKKTPQKKQPPTTSSFNPSLSSSFYVLPCNHPLCKPRVPDFTLPTDCDANRLCHYSYFYADGTLAEGNLVREKINFSPSQTTPPIILGCATQSNDAKGILGMNLGRLSFSSQAKINKFSYCTPLKQTQPAPGSFYLGNNPDSSRFRYVNLLTFSQSQRMPNLDPLAYTLPLLGISIGGKKLNIPPSVFKPDAGGSGQTMIDSGSEFTYFVDEAYNTIREELVKKVGPRIKKGYVYGNVADICFDGDAIEIGRLVGDMAFEFEKGVQIVIPKERVLAEVEGGVHCFAIGRSERLGAGSNIIGNIHQQNLWVEFDLVNRRVGFGEADCSKSAK